In Xiphophorus couchianus chromosome 24, X_couchianus-1.0, whole genome shotgun sequence, a single genomic region encodes these proteins:
- the LOC114140456 gene encoding membrane cofactor protein-like isoform X7 has product MAVTAVFILSSLGFAIIAEAQDCSKPAAGPNMNLRDEYITQQTFADGSKVYFSCNPGYTPARGSAFITCTAGTWSTVQLQCERKTCGSLGEVSNGHVDYDGIDFGDTATVTCNPGYMLVGRSSFRCEVNGWSGRLPTCDAVMCTTPAPVAGGAFDPLKDFYLFGEVVLYSCNKGLVLNGSKDITCSNDGKFSSSPPNCVKVECKDPVIENAVFVSGSRPPHGHMATVTYNCKSGYVMRGPNSVTCNITNQWSPSLPVCISKMITPVPTATSATIITTKKPKGVTSTQTPTSNSPGEGDAHSPTWIIIGVVSVTVLLVQNSCM; this is encoded by the exons ATGGCTGTTACAGCTGTTTTTATACTCAGCAGTCTTGGCTTTGCCATAATTGCTGAAG CGCAAGATTGCTCCAAACCTGCTGCAGGACCCAACATGAATTTGAGGGATGAATACATTACTCAGCAAACATTTGCAGATGGgagcaaagtttatttttcctgtaatcCTGGCTACACACCTGCTAGAGGATCTGCATTTATCACATGCACTGCTGGCACATGGAGTACTGTGCAGCTGCAATGTGAAA GGAAAACATGTGGCAGTTTGGGAGAGGTGTCTAATGGTCATGTTGATTATGACGGAATTGATTTTGGTGATACAGCTACGGTCACTTGTAACCCGGG TTACATGCTGGTTGGGAGATCGAGTTTTAGATGCGAAGTCAACGGATGGTCTGGCAGGTTGCCAACATGCGACG CGGTGATGTGTACCACACCAGCACCAGTTGCAGGCGGTGCATTTGATCCACTCAAAGATTTCTATCTTTTTGGAGAAGTTGTGCTGTACTCCTGCAACAAAGGATTGGTACTTAATGGATCAAAAGATATAACCTGCTCTAATGATGGGAAAttctcctcttctcctccaAACTGTGTCA AGGTTGAATGTAAAGATCCTGTAATTGAAAACGCTGTCTTTGTAAGTGGTTCTCGGCCTCCACACGGACACATGGCTACAGTGACCTACAACTGTAAATCTGGATACGTAATGCGTGGACCCAATTCTGTGACATGCAATATAACTAATCAGTGGTCACCATCATTACCAGTATGCATAAGTAAAA TGATAACTCCTGTCCCCACTGCTACTTCCGCTACTATCATCACCACAAAAAAACCTAAAG GTGTGACATCTACCCAAACTCCAACTTCCAACTCCCCAG
- the LOC114140456 gene encoding membrane cofactor protein-like isoform X8, which produces MAVTAVFILSSLGFAIIAEAQDCSKPAAGPNMNLRDEYITQQTFADGSKVYFSCNPGYTPARGSAFITCTAGTWSTVQLQCERKTCGSLGEVSNGHVDYDGIDFGDTATVTCNPGYMLVGRSSFRCEVNGWSGRLPTCDAVMCTTPAPVAGGAFDPLKDFYLFGEVVLYSCNKGLVLNGSKDITCSNDGKFSSSPPNCVKVECKDPVIENAVFVSGSRPPHGHMATVTYNCKSGYVMRGPNSVTCNITNQWSPSLPVCISKMITPVPTATSATIITTKKPKGEGDAHSPTWIIIGVVSVTVLLVQNSCM; this is translated from the exons ATGGCTGTTACAGCTGTTTTTATACTCAGCAGTCTTGGCTTTGCCATAATTGCTGAAG CGCAAGATTGCTCCAAACCTGCTGCAGGACCCAACATGAATTTGAGGGATGAATACATTACTCAGCAAACATTTGCAGATGGgagcaaagtttatttttcctgtaatcCTGGCTACACACCTGCTAGAGGATCTGCATTTATCACATGCACTGCTGGCACATGGAGTACTGTGCAGCTGCAATGTGAAA GGAAAACATGTGGCAGTTTGGGAGAGGTGTCTAATGGTCATGTTGATTATGACGGAATTGATTTTGGTGATACAGCTACGGTCACTTGTAACCCGGG TTACATGCTGGTTGGGAGATCGAGTTTTAGATGCGAAGTCAACGGATGGTCTGGCAGGTTGCCAACATGCGACG CGGTGATGTGTACCACACCAGCACCAGTTGCAGGCGGTGCATTTGATCCACTCAAAGATTTCTATCTTTTTGGAGAAGTTGTGCTGTACTCCTGCAACAAAGGATTGGTACTTAATGGATCAAAAGATATAACCTGCTCTAATGATGGGAAAttctcctcttctcctccaAACTGTGTCA AGGTTGAATGTAAAGATCCTGTAATTGAAAACGCTGTCTTTGTAAGTGGTTCTCGGCCTCCACACGGACACATGGCTACAGTGACCTACAACTGTAAATCTGGATACGTAATGCGTGGACCCAATTCTGTGACATGCAATATAACTAATCAGTGGTCACCATCATTACCAGTATGCATAAGTAAAA TGATAACTCCTGTCCCCACTGCTACTTCCGCTACTATCATCACCACAAAAAAACCTAAAG
- the LOC114140459 gene encoding uncharacterized protein LOC114140459, whose amino-acid sequence MKILCLLLLVHTSLQLQCDKREIRAHIGGEFIIVCRYESKFLFSNKYWCRGPSSYSCDILRDTDGVAKPKNKNRLSIFDLPRHVKLMVKVTNLQIEDSDVYWIGIEKMNADIMMSVKVTVTQVPVSKPRLWPLTPLADGATCMGKSLTVRCGGAMGTNVFYAWYQHVHHKGFLLLSSSDLSLHCGMLTEDSEYYCSASNSISNAQSDALSVKIFLPDNSSCIYVANIPGQPVYDCADRMRTTVAETSPTTICLETTKITTDTSKQSLQVNQTAIDVFFSSTWTGVPVWYELLR is encoded by the exons ATGAAGATATTGTGCCTACTTTTGCTTGTACATA CAAGCCTTCAGCTCCAATGCGATAAAAGAGAAATCAGAGCACATATTGGAGGAGAATTCATAATTGTCTGCAGATACGAAAGTAAATTCCTGTTCAGCAACAAGTACTGGTGCAGAGGACCCTCTAGTTATAGCTGTGACATTTTGCGGGATACCGATGGTGTTGcaaaacccaaaaataaaaacaggttgAGCATATTTGATTTGCCAAGACATGTGAAGCTCATGGTGAAGGTAACAAATCTCCAAATTGAGGATTCTGATGTTTATTGGATTGGGATCGAAAAAATGAATGCTGACATAATGATGTCAGTCAAAGTGACTGTTACCCAAG TTCCAGTGTCTAAACCCAGACTTTGGCCCCTGACTCCTCTGGCGGACGGTGCAACATGCATGGGGAAGTCACTAACCGTCCGTTGTGGTGGTGCAATGGGAACCAATGTTTTTTATGCCTGGTATCAGCATGTTCACCACAAAGGTTTCTTGCTCCTCAGCTCTTCAGATCTAAGCTTACACTGTGGCATGTTAACAGAGGACAGCGAGTATTACTGCTCTGCCAGTAACAGCATCAGCAATGCTCAGAGTGATGCCCTTTCCGTGAAGATCTTCTTGCctgacaacagcagctgcatctATGTTGCTAATATTCCTG GACAGCCTGTTTATGACTGCGCAGACAGAATGAGGACGACTGTGGCTGAAACTTCACCAACAACAATCTGCTtagaaactacaaaaataacCACTGACACATCAAAGCAATCTTTACAAGTCAATCAAACTGCTatagatgtgtttttcagcag CACATGGACTGGAGTACCAGTGTGGTATGAGCTGCTGCGATAG
- the ptpn22 gene encoding tyrosine-protein phosphatase non-receptor type 22 — MPGSKQPIMEQQAWILRSILTQLESQEAADEGAPNCISGEFARLKNQSTKYRIEKVFSTKTAEKQENIKKNRYKDIVPFDHTRVKLTLTTSKKDTDYINASYIKGVSGSRAYIATQGPLPHTLVDFLRMIWEYNINVIVMSCREFEMGKKKCEVYWPQNQEDTFICEAFTVHCDSEESKGDYLTRTLRLSYRNCSRTLKQLHYVNWPDHGVPDTIPPILDMLHEMRCYQAHDDIPICIHCSAGCGRTGALCVIDYTWNLLRNQTITSDFNIYNLVQDMRTQRPSVVQTKEQYLLVYRTIGELFRRYLQTMETQSCNTEVTMLQSAIAATSENDLSDESEELDLTPHNQHLLEEERGYFQQYSSPLALASENLTAYKYEDLHWVQQQYNPFQVIPEAVNATQDLHERPTNSPKQLHTNPAAFTTSESIPNKDDTSVLNPSSSPAVPEAVCLMVEDPYFDTSLSSPSSDEAIVEEGQEDSKWTCSPLFSAPSFLLNDQNMENSSPASAPADDEAPPPLPERTPESYFLAEEEELPDPCERLSVIFPPNAAAEPIREQAGSPPSPAPPLPERTPESFELASDPVPVPTLARVPLAVNLGVIGLSSEWSGTLTQEDAIEQEKTFVRSKSLRAKMTLSAPTSVMQLDQTNFHNSSPHLVPMTPPPLPHTEDSLASPVAKRVPESFPLPAETTLERNVQRPLSMVSTQPFPRVGMSSEWDGTSQPKKFLDAVMNRSKSVRAKSSRSEPLSAFPQLTPLPVVAAEGGSAQVEQQNINHRPTPNSDRSGSKADKSNEKSMLRSKSLKLFRHKSKPKTAPPPPPTQAGATPTLHSSSFTVFKFGFGNRFGKPKGPRSYPESWI; from the exons ATGCCAGGCAGCAAACAGCCAATCATGGAGCAGCAGGCCTGGATTCTGAGGAGCATCCTGACCCAGCTGGAGAGTCAGGAGGCTGCGGATGAGGGGGCACCAAATTGTATTTCTGGGGAGTTTGCG aggCTGAAAAACCAGTCAACAAAGTATCGCATTGAGAAGGTCTTCTCCACCAAGactgcagaaaaacaagaaaacatcaaGAAGAATCGATACAAGGACATTGTTCCCT TTGACCACACCCGAGTAAAGCTCACTCTCACCACATCGAAAAAAGACACCGACTACATCAATGCAAGTTATATTAAG GGAGTTTCAGGATCCAGGGCGTATATTGCTACTCAGGGTCCGCTTCCACACACACTGGTGGACTTTTTACGGATGATTTGGGAATATAACATAAAT GTTATTGTCATGTCCTGTCGAGAATTTGAAATGGGAAAG aAAAAGTGTGAAGTGTACTGGCCACAAAATCAAGAGGATACTTTTATATGCGAAGCTTTTACCGTCCACTGT GATTCTGAGGAAAGTAAAGGAGACTATCTGACAAGGACGTTAAGGTTGAGTTATCGTAAC TGTAGCCGAACTTTGAAACAGCTGCATTACGTCAACTGGCCGGATCACGGCGTACCAGACACCATCCCACCCATTCTGGACATGCTGCATGAAATGCGCTGTTACCAGGCGCATGACGACATCCCCATATGCATCCACTGCAG TGCTGGCTGTGGAAGAACAGGAGCCCTGTGTGTCATTGATTATACATGGAACCTCCTCAGGAATCAG ACGATCACGTCAGACTTTAACATCTATAACTTAGTTCAAGACATGAGAACCCAGAGGCCATCTGTCGTTCAAACGAAG GAACAATATCTGCTCGTCTACAGAACTATCGGGGAACTGTTTCGGAGGTATTTGCAAACTATGGAGACACAAAGCTGCAACACAGAG GTGACGATGCTTCAATCAGCCATTGCTGCCACAAGTGAAAATGATCTCTCTGACGAGAGTGAGGAGCTTGACTTAACCCCACACAATCAACACCTGCTTGAAGAAGAGAGGGGTTATTTCCAACAATACAGCTCTCCTTTGGCTCTGGCTTCAGAAAATCTAACTGCCTACAAATACGAAGACTTACACTGGGTCCAGCAACAATATAACCCATTCCAAGTCATACCAGAGGCTGTGAATGCTACGCAGGACTTACACGAGAGACCGACCAACTCTCCTAAACAGCTTCATACCAACCCTGCTGCGTTTACAACAAGTGAGAGCATACCAAACAAAGATGACACCTCTGTACTGAATCCTTCATCTTCACCTGCTGTGCCTGAGGCTGTGTGTCTGATGGTGGAAGACCCCTACTTTGACACTTCATTGAGCTCCCCTTCATCTGATGAGGCTATAGTGGAAGAAGGACAAGAAGACTCCAAATGGACATGTAGCCCGCTCTTCAGCGCACCTTCTTTTCTCTTGAATGACCAGAACATGGAAAACAGCTCTCCAGCCTCAG CTCCAGCCGATGATGAGGCGCCTCCACCTTTACCCGAACGGACCCCGGAATCCTACTTCCTGGCTGAGGAAGAAG AGCTGCCAGATCCATGTGAAAGGTTGTCGGTTATCTTTCCACCAAATGCTGCTGCTGAACCAATAAGGGAGCAGGCAG GAAGCCCCCCATCACCTGCCCCACCGCTTCCAGAGAGAACCCCAGAATCATTTGAATTAGCCTCTGATCCAG TTCCTGTCCCAACTCTGGCAAGGGTGCCACTGGCAGTGAACCTGGGCGTAATAGGACTGTCTTCAGAGTGGTCGGGAACTTTGACTCAAGAAGATGCAattgaacaggaaaaaacatttgtgagaAGCAAG agccTCAGAGCAAAGATGACTCTCTCAG CTCCAACTTCAGTAATGCAACTTGATCAAACAAATTTCCACAATTCCAGTCCACATCTGGTCCctatgactccaccacctcttCCTCACA CTGAGGACAGTCTGGCATCACCTGTTGCTAAAAGAGTCCCAGAATCCTTCCCCCTCCCTGCAGAAACGA CTCTGGAGAGAAATGTACAACGCCCTCTTTCCATGGTTTCAACACAGCCCTTTCCAAGAGTAGGAATGTCATCAGAGTGGGATGGCACCTCCCAGCCCAAGAAGTTCCTGGATGCTGTCATGAACCGGAGCAAG AGTGTTCGTGCTAAAAGTTCACGTTCAG AGCCCCTCAGTGCATTTCCGCAGCTCACTCCTCTTCCTGTGGTCgcagctgaaggaggaagtG CGCAAGTGGAACAACAGAATATAAACCACAGGCCCACCCCAAACAGCGACAGATCAGGAAGCAAAGCAGACAAAAGCAATGAAAAGAGCATGTTGAGATCAAAG agCCTGAAACTTTTTAGGCATAAATCAAAAC CTAAAACTGCCCCTCCACCACCTCCAACTCAGGCTGGAGCTACTCCCACCTTACATAGTAGCTCATTTACTGTGTTTAAATTTG